Below is a genomic region from Armatimonadota bacterium.
CCGCGCGGCCCTCGCGGTGCTTATCCAGTCGCTGGAGCGGGGCGTGCGCGCAGTCAACGAGCCGAAGCATCGCACCGACTGCGGCGCGCCCGACATGCGAGTCCGCAAGGGCGAACTGACGATCGGCTACGTCGAGTGCAAGGACGTCGGCGCGTCGCTTGACGAGGCCGAGCGTACCGAGCAACTACAGCGTTACCGCAAGCACCTGCCCAACCTCGTTCTTACGGATTACCTCGAGTTCCGCTGGTACGTTGACGGGAAGCCTCGCCAGCGAGCGAACCTTGCCCACCGA
It encodes:
- a CDS encoding DNA methyltransferase codes for the protein MPSDPFNEYLKDIRRDLAAGDATEHTHRAALAVLIQSLERGVRAVNEPKHRTDCGAPDMRVRKGELTIGYVECKDVGASLDEAERTEQLQRYRKHLPNLVLTDYLEFRWYVDGKPRQRANLAHR